A stretch of the Coprobacillus cateniformis genome encodes the following:
- a CDS encoding dUTP diphosphatase: MDTAKFYKVSYEQFEEGFLDYNANASKEIIHNIYNELKLPKRATKGSAGYDFYTPIDVYLKPGETLKIPTGIRCEMNERWVLMIYPRSGLGFKYRLQLNNTVGVIDSDYFYSDNEGHIFIKITNDSNEGKIVDVKKGQGIAQGIFMQYGIVEDDDVSELRNGGFGSTTR; the protein is encoded by the coding sequence ATGGATACAGCAAAGTTTTATAAAGTCTCATATGAGCAATTTGAAGAAGGTTTCTTAGATTATAATGCTAATGCTTCAAAAGAAATAATTCATAATATTTATAATGAATTGAAGTTACCCAAAAGAGCAACGAAAGGATCAGCAGGGTATGATTTTTATACTCCTATTGATGTTTATCTTAAACCTGGAGAAACATTAAAAATACCAACAGGTATACGTTGTGAAATGAATGAGAGATGGGTTCTTATGATCTATCCAAGAAGTGGATTAGGATTTAAATATCGTTTACAGCTTAATAATACAGTTGGAGTTATTGATAGTGATTATTTTTATTCTGATAATGAAGGTCATATTTTCATTAAAATAACAAATGATTCTAATGAAGGAAAAATTGTAGATGTCAAAAAAGGACAAGGTATCGCTCAAGGAATTTTTATGCAATATGGTATTGTTGAAGATGATGATGTATCAGAGTTGCGTAATGGAGGATTTGGGAGCACAACCAGATAA
- a CDS encoding D-alanyl-D-alanine carboxypeptidase family protein, whose translation MKKIALLTMIGALCLTGCSIVKEEDKTAPALELTKTRVQVGVNSQVDYQSYIQKAIDEVDGDLISAVQYNEIDTSKTGQYEVQYTVKDESGNESKQTLLVDVVKYFQNGIFSPLGVKADTVDNPEDVTVLVNKLHQIPEGWTPDDLEPVIDNANQKLRKEANEAYTKFYNAAKAKGIDIYSISGYRTNATQTLYWNNQVKVYGEEYASQYSAYPGRSEHQLGLAIDVSYTTQGDRLSEKVADSAIGKFIISDAYKYGFTLRYKKDKVAITNYGYEPWHIRYVGIDLATKLHDQNLTLEEYYKQ comes from the coding sequence ATGAAAAAGATAGCTTTACTAACAATGATTGGTGCATTATGTTTAACTGGTTGTTCTATAGTAAAAGAAGAAGATAAAACAGCACCAGCATTAGAATTAACAAAAACAAGAGTACAGGTTGGAGTGAATTCACAAGTTGATTATCAATCTTATATTCAAAAAGCAATTGATGAAGTTGATGGAGATTTAATTTCAGCAGTTCAATATAATGAAATTGACACTTCAAAGACTGGTCAATATGAAGTTCAATACACTGTTAAGGATGAAAGTGGCAATGAAAGCAAACAAACATTATTGGTAGATGTTGTAAAATACTTTCAAAATGGAATCTTTAGTCCGTTAGGTGTAAAAGCAGATACAGTTGATAATCCAGAAGATGTAACAGTTCTTGTGAATAAATTACATCAGATTCCAGAAGGATGGACTCCAGATGATTTAGAACCAGTTATTGATAATGCTAATCAGAAATTAAGAAAAGAAGCAAATGAGGCTTATACAAAATTTTATAATGCTGCAAAAGCAAAAGGTATCGATATTTATTCTATATCTGGATATCGTACAAACGCAACTCAAACCTTATATTGGAATAATCAAGTGAAAGTTTATGGTGAGGAATATGCATCTCAATATAGTGCTTATCCAGGAAGAAGTGAGCATCAATTAGGTTTAGCAATTGATGTTTCATACACAACTCAAGGAGATCGTTTAAGTGAAAAAGTTGCTGATAGCGCAATTGGTAAGTTTATAATCAGTGATGCTTATAAATATGGATTTACCTTAAGATATAAGAAAGATAAGGTTGCTATTACAAATTATGGATACGAACCATGGCATATTCGTTATGTTGGTATAGATTTAGCAACAAAATTACATGATCAGAATTTAACTTTAGAGGAATATTACAAACAATAG
- a CDS encoding LemA family protein: MIWIIVGIIVVLVLYVGMTYNSLTGLRNKVKTNWAQIDVVLKRRADLIPNLVETVKGYAKHEQETLDHVIKARNTYVSASLPEDQMKAAGELTQALNKLMMLSEAYPDLKANTNFIQLQNELRDTEDKITYARQFYNDSVYAYQNKIEMFPSVIVANMFGFKPATFFEVDEADKQAPEVKF, encoded by the coding sequence ATGATATGGATTATTGTAGGTATTATCGTTGTGTTGGTTTTATATGTGGGAATGACATATAATTCTCTCACAGGATTAAGAAATAAAGTGAAAACAAATTGGGCACAAATTGATGTTGTCTTAAAGAGACGTGCTGATTTAATTCCTAATTTGGTAGAAACAGTGAAAGGATATGCTAAGCATGAGCAAGAGACATTGGATCATGTTATTAAAGCAAGAAATACTTATGTGAGTGCTTCTTTGCCAGAGGATCAGATGAAAGCAGCTGGTGAATTAACACAGGCATTAAATAAATTAATGATGTTAAGTGAAGCTTATCCAGATTTAAAAGCTAATACAAATTTTATTCAATTACAAAATGAATTAAGAGATACAGAAGATAAAATTACTTATGCAAGACAGTTTTATAACGATTCTGTTTATGCATATCAAAACAAAATTGAAATGTTCCCTTCAGTTATTGTGGCGAATATGTTTGGATTTAAGCCAGCAACATTCTTTGAAGTTGATGAGGCTGATAAGCAAGCACCAGAGGTTAAATTCTAA
- a CDS encoding CapA family protein yields MKIIKLIVAMLLIVGCSAPKDTTKDTPVTKENKVSFTAVGDNLMHQLLLDKAKTDNGYDFSPYYTNIKPFIEKSDLAFVNQETILGGGKASGYPNFNTPDIMAKNLQDVGFDIVNGATNHSLDKGGDAILNSIKVFQQYKNMKYIGLYESQEKRDDITVVEQNGIKIALLSYNQLTNGHKMPNSYCMNLFDEDVIKKDVENAKEISDFVVVSCHWGNEYDTEPDAFQKKYAKLFADLGVDVILGTHSHTLQPVEWVEGKDGHKTLVAYSLGNFVSGMMEEETQLEGMISFDLKKEDNRCSIENVVLTPLVNHYEITNLKDAYGTRQNFTVYRLKDYTEELAKKHGLNGYEGIQISIAKMKEKVNKRISSGIQIDM; encoded by the coding sequence ATGAAAATAATTAAATTAATAGTAGCAATGTTATTGATTGTAGGCTGTTCAGCCCCAAAAGATACAACAAAAGACACACCTGTAACAAAAGAAAATAAAGTCTCATTTACAGCAGTTGGAGATAATCTTATGCATCAGTTATTGTTAGATAAAGCCAAGACTGATAATGGTTATGATTTTAGCCCTTATTATACAAATATCAAGCCATTCATTGAAAAGAGTGATCTGGCATTTGTGAATCAGGAAACAATTTTAGGTGGAGGTAAAGCTTCAGGATATCCTAATTTTAATACACCTGATATTATGGCAAAGAATTTACAGGATGTTGGTTTTGATATTGTGAATGGTGCAACAAATCATTCATTAGACAAGGGTGGAGATGCTATATTAAATTCTATTAAAGTTTTCCAGCAATATAAGAATATGAAATACATAGGTTTATATGAATCTCAAGAAAAAAGAGATGATATTACTGTTGTTGAACAAAATGGAATTAAGATTGCTCTGTTATCGTATAATCAATTAACAAATGGTCACAAAATGCCAAATTCGTATTGTATGAATCTTTTTGATGAAGACGTTATTAAAAAAGATGTAGAGAATGCAAAAGAAATTAGTGATTTTGTTGTTGTGTCATGCCATTGGGGAAATGAATACGATACAGAACCAGATGCTTTTCAAAAGAAATATGCAAAATTATTTGCTGATTTAGGAGTGGATGTTATCTTAGGAACTCATTCACATACTTTACAACCAGTAGAATGGGTAGAAGGCAAAGATGGTCATAAGACATTAGTTGCATATAGTTTAGGTAACTTTGTAAGTGGTATGATGGAAGAAGAAACACAATTGGAAGGTATGATATCTTTTGACTTAAAGAAAGAAGATAATCGTTGTTCTATTGAAAATGTAGTTTTAACACCTTTGGTTAATCATTATGAAATTACTAACTTAAAAGATGCTTATGGAACAAGACAAAATTTTACTGTTTATAGATTAAAAGATTATACAGAAGAACTTGCAAAGAAACATGGTCTTAATGGTTATGAAGGTATTCAAATTTCTATAGCAAAGATGAAAGAGAAAGTAAATAAAAGAATATCGAGTGGAATTCAAATTGATATGTAG
- a CDS encoding DUF2207 family protein, translating to MKKKICIIFSLFLSCLFSISPVAASSVDLNDMVVNAYINEDGSAHIQEIWDMNVNEGTEVYKVFDNMGASQISNLQVKDENGLVYRNIGEWDVNASRTEKNGKCGLVTKADGYELCFGVGEYGNRTYTFEYDVSYFVNQYTNDQGINYAFFSEMELEPRQAKITLSSPYEFNENNASIWAFGYNGKVSFEDGKVIMESDGSVPEGAKMQLLMRIDNGTFTKAYDKGEDFQDVLADAKQGSDYNDNDYSQNNGYYNSFTYDSYGNSNNGYLSIFIPGFVIFCIIGFIVIVSFLAKSSKKEKFTFSDQIPLDINNVNMFRDIPCQKDIFKFYYLAKKIGLISDSDKGGMISAVLLKWIRSGFIEFEKTEETHMIFLKKEGFSIDLDKEILLDHPLELKLLGFFRNAAGSNRKLETKEFDQWCQSHYEEIDHWFEEIETNIESEYREKGLLKLETTYTQFMGMKISHNTDVFDASVREEMEHIIGLKKFLQEMSLIDEKEVIEVKLWEEYLIFASILGIADKVQEQLGKMCPTFNEQSNLDTIYTMHMVHMFAYNSMRASASAHAQAEAARSGGFGGGSSFGGGGGGFSGGGGGGVR from the coding sequence ATGAAAAAGAAAATATGTATCATATTTTCTCTTTTTCTCAGTTGCCTCTTTTCTATAAGTCCAGTTGCTGCTAGCAGTGTGGATTTAAATGATATGGTTGTCAATGCCTATATTAATGAGGATGGGAGTGCACATATACAAGAAATATGGGATATGAATGTTAATGAGGGAACAGAAGTTTATAAAGTCTTTGATAATATGGGAGCATCACAGATTTCAAATTTACAGGTCAAAGATGAAAATGGTCTTGTTTATCGCAATATTGGTGAATGGGATGTTAATGCCAGTCGTACTGAGAAAAATGGTAAGTGTGGACTTGTTACAAAGGCGGATGGCTATGAACTGTGTTTTGGTGTTGGTGAATATGGCAACAGAACGTATACGTTTGAATATGATGTCTCTTATTTTGTAAATCAATATACGAATGATCAAGGTATTAATTATGCATTTTTCTCTGAAATGGAATTAGAGCCAAGACAAGCAAAAATTACTCTTTCTTCACCATATGAATTTAATGAGAATAATGCTTCTATATGGGCGTTTGGTTATAATGGAAAAGTATCATTTGAAGATGGAAAAGTCATTATGGAATCTGATGGAAGTGTTCCAGAAGGTGCTAAAATGCAACTCTTAATGCGTATTGATAATGGAACTTTTACAAAGGCATATGATAAGGGTGAAGATTTTCAGGATGTTTTAGCTGATGCTAAACAAGGCAGCGACTATAATGATAATGATTATAGTCAAAATAATGGATATTATAATTCATTTACCTATGACAGTTATGGAAATTCAAATAATGGATATTTGAGTATATTTATCCCTGGGTTTGTTATTTTTTGCATTATAGGTTTTATTGTCATTGTTTCATTTTTGGCTAAATCAAGTAAAAAAGAAAAATTTACGTTTAGTGATCAAATACCACTTGATATCAACAATGTGAATATGTTTAGAGATATTCCTTGTCAAAAAGATATTTTTAAGTTTTATTACCTAGCCAAGAAAATTGGACTGATTAGCGATAGTGATAAAGGCGGAATGATTTCAGCTGTATTGTTAAAATGGATTCGTAGTGGCTTTATTGAATTTGAAAAGACTGAAGAAACACATATGATATTCTTGAAAAAAGAAGGTTTTTCAATTGATTTAGATAAAGAAATTCTTCTAGATCATCCTTTAGAATTGAAACTATTGGGATTTTTTAGAAATGCAGCTGGATCTAATAGAAAACTGGAAACAAAAGAATTTGATCAGTGGTGTCAATCTCATTATGAAGAGATTGATCATTGGTTTGAAGAGATTGAAACGAATATTGAAAGTGAATATCGCGAAAAGGGTTTATTAAAGTTAGAAACAACCTATACTCAATTTATGGGTATGAAAATCTCTCATAATACAGATGTTTTTGATGCATCAGTACGTGAGGAAATGGAGCATATTATAGGTTTAAAGAAATTCTTGCAAGAGATGAGTTTAATAGATGAAAAAGAAGTGATAGAGGTCAAATTATGGGAAGAATATTTAATCTTTGCATCTATATTAGGTATTGCGGACAAAGTTCAAGAACAACTTGGAAAAATGTGTCCAACATTCAATGAACAATCAAATCTTGATACGATTTATACAATGCATATGGTTCATATGTTTGCTTATAATAGTATGCGTGCTTCAGCATCAGCACATGCTCAGGCTGAGGCTGCCAGATCTGGTGGATTTGGTGGTGGTTCTTCATTTGGAGGAGGCGGAGGAGGCTTCTCAGGTGGAGGCGGTGGCGGTGTTCGCTAG